The sequence below is a genomic window from Draconibacterium halophilum.
TCGGGCGTTTCCCATTAAAATATGTAGCTGCGTTTTACGTGCTATTATCGATAATTGGCATTTCGTCTACTAACCCCGGAGGAAATATTGCACATTTAGGAGGTGCTTTCTGGGGGTGGTTTTACATTTATCAATTGCGAAAAGGAAAAGATATGGGTGCTGGGTTAGTTGACTTAGTAAATCAAGCAGGCGAGTTTTTTGAGGGTCTTTTTAAGCATAAAAGCAAAATGAAAGTTACTTACCGAAAACCGCCGCGCGATGATTACGAGTACAACCGTCAGAAACATAAGCAGCAAGACGAGATCAACCGTATTCTGGATAAAATTGCAAAATCGGGTTACGATAGTCTATCCAAGCAGGAAAAAGAACTGCTCTTTAAACAAGGGAAAAAATAGTACAAGTCTTCATCGCTCATCATTCAACTTTTATCGTAGTCATCCTGATAGGTATGCGCCTGGTAAATACTGGCATTCAACTCAAAGCCAATCAGTAAAATCAAGGACATTACATACATTAAAAGCATTACTGCCAGTAATGTCCCAATTGATCCGTATAAAATATTGTACTGGCTAAAGTTATTTAGATAATAGCTCATCCCTATAAACCCAATAATACTTAAAATGGTTGCCAGTGTTCCACCGGCAGAAATAAAACGCCACTTTGTTTTTTTTGCCGGTGCCATATAATAGAGAAACGAAAAAGTAAAAAAGAAAATGGTAGTAGTAATAACCCACTTACCAACAGTTAACAGGTTTACCAAAAATCTATCTCGGATAATGTCAATTCGGTCAAGGTAGTTGATTAATACTTGTCCGCCGGTTAACATAGCAATAGCTACACCAAGAAGAAGTGTAAAAATAATGAGCAGAAAAACAGCTACAAAGTATTGGCTTCGCCAGGTTCGACGATTGATATTGTGCACAGTGGCATCAAAAGCACTCATCATAGAAACAATGCCGTTGGTGGCGAAAATAAGCGCTATAAAAAAATTTATCGACATAACATCGCGACGGGGATCCACTAAAACAATTTCAGTAATGGTTTCCTCTACCACAGGCCAAATCTTGTCGGGTACTAACTCGTGGATGATCACGAAAAGTTCATTTTCGAAACCACTTGAAGGAATAAGGGTAAACAGAAATATAATACCCGGGAACAAAGCAATAAAAAAAGAAAATGCGATTCCCGATGCACGTGTTGTTATCGATCCGTCGACAATACTTCTCCAAAAAAACAATAAAACATCATACAGTGGTACTCCATCAAAAAGAGGCAGTGAGATATTTTTGGCGTGTTCAACAGCTTTTTCGCCCAGCTTTTTTAGTCGCTCAAAAGAGATCTTATCCGTTGCCATACCGGCCATTATTGTTGTTCAATTCGCAGTTGGTGAATGTATTGTTTCCCACTGTTTTGTTTAAGTAAAAAGTAAACCCTGAAATTGCCTTTTTCTGTTTTTAATTTTCCGATAACATATTGAGCATTCTCTTTTCCACTGTCGTGAATAATACTAAAAGCATTTTCGGCTACCGGTGGAAATTTACTGAAAAAATTGGTTACAATTTGTTGGGCCTGGGCTTTGCTGTATACATTGTCGTTATCAAGTACTACCAGTTCAACGTTTTGGTTAAAATAAGAGGAAAGTACTTTTGCATTTCCGGTTGCCAAACCAACATTTATTTCGTTCGGAACCTTTTTATCCTGTGGTGTATTACCTGCCACTGCCAGAAAGCTGCAGAATACCAGGATAACCGAAATTATCGTTTTAAAATTCTTCATCATATTTTAATTCCGTATTTGTGTTGCATAATAAGCAAAAACTATGCAAAAACACTTTTATACGCTTATTTTTACTGTAAATTTATAAAATTAAAAATCAATTGGGCGATTGCAGTAAAAACATAATTTTATTTAATTCGCCTTCAGAGGGTTATGAGTTTCCACGTTTTTGTTATTCAGGAATTAAAAAAGAAGTTGATAACAGTGTAGGCGCTTTACATACCTCATGAACAGACGATCTTAATTATGAAGATAACATTACTGGTTATTGGTAAAACTGATGCGGCCTATTTACGCGATGGGATGAACGAATATTTAAAGCGACTGAAACATTACATCAGTTTCGATGTAGAAGTAATTCCCGACATTAAAAAAGGGAAAAATACCAATCCGGAAATGCAAAAAAATAAGGAAGGCGAAATTATTCTATCAAAACTGGCTCCGGGCAAAGAGTTACATTTGTTTGATGAGAAGGGAAAAATGTTTTCGTCGGTTGAGTTTTCGCGGTTTCTTGAGAAGAAAATGATTAGTGGACCAAAAGAACTGGTGTTTGTGGTGGGCGGTCCTTATGGTTTCTCGGATGAAGTGTATAAACGAGCCAGTTCAAAAATTTCACTGTCGCGATTAACATTTTCGCATCAAATGGTGCGATTGTTGTGTGTTGAGCAGGTCTACAGGGCAATGACAATTTTAAAAGGCGAACCGTATCATCATGAATAATCGATGTTAGTTAAACTAAATAAATATACTTACCTCATTGTGGCCATTGGGATTATAGTTGTGGCAGCTATTCTCGAAAATGGTTTGCTTAGAAGAAATCCGGAGACTAAACTAATTAACGATTTCCAAACACAGCTACTGGCAAACGAAACAAAACTGCATGATAAACTGGCAGAAATTAAAGAAGTGCTGGCTGATGATGAATTGGACGAAGATATAAGCGAATTTTTTAGCCGGGATCAAACACTTATTCGTGAAACCGGATTTGGCGCGATGGTTTTTAAAAACAAAGAATTGTTTTTTTGGTCTGACCGTGGTATAACGTTTTTCAACCGATTGGAAGAAATAACTCAAACCAGTGGCCTGGCAAAATTGCCAAACGGTTATTACCTGGTAGATACAATTAATGTAGACGAGTATACAGCGGCTGTATATCATTTAATAAAGCGCAACTATACCTACGAAAACAAATACCTGCAAAATAATTTTTTTAAAAATTACAAGCTCCCCAACGACTATATTATACGAACAGAAAAATCCAAACACGGCTATGATATTGTTGACCTGAAAGGCGATTACCTGTTTACTCTTTTACCCCACGGAAATTATTTGTGTACCACCAATCAGTTGTATTTTCCCGGGGCCATATATTTCATCGGGCTTATTTTACTGTTATTTTATTTCCGAAAAGAATTTGTAGACAACGACGCTCCGTTCTTTCTGAAACTGGTTTCGCTGGGAGTGGCATTGTTTGTGGTGTATTGGATTCACCTCATTTTCCAGGTGCCCAAGGTATTTTTTCATCTGAAATTTTTTAGCCCTGATTATTTTGCCATAAACGACTGGTTGCCATCACTGGGCGATTATTTTCTACTGGCGATATTTTTCCTTTTCTGGATATACAATTTCGCCATCGACCTGAATATCTCCGATTTGCAAAAGAACTCGGGTTTACGGCGAAAGGGAGTAATTATTCTACTTCTGATTTTTAATGCCAGTTTATATTTGCTTATCGATAATTTAATTAAGGAGCTCATTTATAATTCAACCGTTTCATTTGCGCTGAACAAGATTATCGATATCACGCCTCAAAGTGTTTTGGGGATTTTTGCAGTAAGTTTATTATTATTGGGCGTTGTATTTTTTACTATCAGGGTAAACGAAAAAACGCTAAAAAGTTTTAAACTCTATCAGCTGGTTATATTAACGCTGGCTATTAGTTTATTCTTTGCCGGAGTGCAATACATTGCCGTACAAAATGTATCTATTTACGCACTGTTGCTCTTTATTAGTTGCGTTATACTTTCTTCGCTCATAACCCGTCACTATCTTCAAACCTTTACCTTAAGTTATCTGATTATTTATGTGGCGGTAGTTTCAGTTTATTCATTGGTTGTTATTAATCGTACTATCAGCAAAAAAGATAAAGAGCAACAGAAACTGTTTGCGGTGACACTTGTTGCCGAACGCGATCCGGCAGCCGAAGTTTTTATGACCGAGATACAACAGCAGATTACAAAAGATTCGGATATACCGGAGCTGTTACTTCAAAACAGGGATGACGATGCCATTGAGCACATCAGGCAATTGTATTTCAATTCCTATTTCAGAAAGTACCTGCTAAATATTCTGGTGTGTCGCGAGGGAAGTAATTTGATTATTCCTCCTGATAATTATGAAGTTTCGTGCATGCCCTACCTAAATGACAAAATAGAATCGGAAGGAATACAAATCCCTGGTACTAACTTTTATTTTATGGATAATATGAACGGAAGGATTTCATACACCGGCCGTTTACACTATCCCTTGGTTGATGGAGGAGAAGGGATAACTATTTATATTGATCTGGATTCTGATTTATTGTTCGAAGGAATTGGTTTCCCCGAGTTGCTGATCGATAAATCGATGGCTCGGTCAAATAGTTACCGCAAATACAATTATGCCAAATATTATGCGGGAGAATTACGAGATAAATATGGCGATTACAACTACAATTACAACGGGCATGTATACCTGAAATCGGATGATGAATTTTCGTTTCTTCGTCAGGGAAAATACGAACATTTGGTTTATCGTACCAGCCAGCAGAATTATGTGGTTGTTTCCAGGGAGTTGCTAACACCTATCGATTATCTGATTTCTTTCCCGTATTTGTTTGTATTCTATTTTCTTACCCTGCTGGTTGTTTTAATGATTGCTAATCGCTCCATTCGGGGACGAAGGGTATTTTTCGATCTGAAATTTAAGATTCAGGCAGCGATTATTTCCATTGTTTTTGTTTCGCTAATGGTTGTTGCCGGTGTCACCCTGTATTACAATGTAAAAGAGTATCGGCAAAAACACCAAGACGACCTGAATGAAAAAATGAAATCGATTGCTGAAGAAATTGACATGCGCCTGACCGATAAAAGTGAGATTACTCCGGAACTGGAAGATTGGCTGCGCGAGGAGCTGGCAAAACTCTCAAATATTTTCAGAACAGATATCAATATTTATGGTACTGACGGGCACCTTATCGCTTCATCTCGTTTCGAGATCTTTGAGCGTGGTTTGGTATCATCGCGAATTAATGCCCGTGCCAATTACGAGGTGTATCAGAACTATTCCATCAGCTATTTTCAGCCCGAGAATATTGGCAAATTGTCGTACCTGTCGGCTTACCGGCCAATTATAAATAATGATGGGAATTATTTGGGAGTGATTAATTTACCCTATTTTATCAGGCAGGATAATTACAGCCAGGAAATATCCACATTTATTGTAGCCTTTATAAATTTGTATGTGCTACTGTTTTTAGCCAGTATTATTGCCGCAGTTTTTATTGCAAACCAAATTACCCGGCCCTTGGTTGTTATTCAGGAAAACCTGCGAAAAATGCAGTTGGGTAAACGTAACGAACCTATTCAGTATAATAAGAAAGACGAAATTGGAAGTTTAGTAAGAGAATACAATAAAAAGGTTGATGAGCTGGCGGTAAGTGCAGATTTACTCGCACGCTCGGAAAGAGAATCGGCATGGCGTGAAATGGCCAAACAAATTGCACACGAGATAAAAAATCCACTGACACCAATGAAACTGAACATACAGTATTTGCAGCGTGCCAAAGGAAAAAACGAAGAGTACAATGAATTTGTAGATCGGGTAACATCAACATTAATAGAGCAGATCGATAACTTATCGAATATTGCTACCGAGTTCTCGAACTTTGCAAAAATACCAACTGCCCGCAACCAGGTATTTTGTTTGGCCGAGCAGCTAAAAAAGTCGATCGATCTTTACGAAACACATGACGAAATTGACATTAAATTTGACTCGAACGGTTATGAAGATCTTGAAGTGAATGCCGACAGAGAACAGTTGTCGCGGGCCATTATAAACCTGATTCGAAATGCCATTCAGGCAATTCCCGAAGATCGAAAGGGAGTGATAAAACTTAAACTCGACCGGCGCCAGCACATGGCATTAATTTCGGTTGAAGACAACGGCGCCGGTATTGATGCCGAGTTGCGCGATAAATTGTTTAGCCCCAGTTTTACTACTAAAACCAGAGGAATGGGATTGGGCCTATCAATTGTAAAAAATATTGTTGAAAATTTTGCCGGGAGAATATGGTTTGAAACCAAGATGGGGAAAGGGACAACGTTCTATCTGGAAATTCCGGTACATCAGGAAACCAATAATAAATAAAACAGAGATAAAACATGGTTACTTTATTATTTAAAGAAATAACTGAACGACTGAAAATAATTGAATTCCCCAAGATTGATGTCGTAATTGGTATTGGGACCGGAGGTGTTCCGGCAGCAACAATG
It includes:
- a CDS encoding YihY/virulence factor BrkB family protein, producing MATDKISFERLKKLGEKAVEHAKNISLPLFDGVPLYDVLLFFWRSIVDGSITTRASGIAFSFFIALFPGIIFLFTLIPSSGFENELFVIIHELVPDKIWPVVEETITEIVLVDPRRDVMSINFFIALIFATNGIVSMMSAFDATVHNINRRTWRSQYFVAVFLLIIFTLLLGVAIAMLTGGQVLINYLDRIDIIRDRFLVNLLTVGKWVITTTIFFFTFSFLYYMAPAKKTKWRFISAGGTLATILSIIGFIGMSYYLNNFSQYNILYGSIGTLLAVMLLMYVMSLILLIGFELNASIYQAHTYQDDYDKS
- a CDS encoding DUF4783 domain-containing protein, giving the protein MMKNFKTIISVILVFCSFLAVAGNTPQDKKVPNEINVGLATGNAKVLSSYFNQNVELVVLDNDNVYSKAQAQQIVTNFFSKFPPVAENAFSIIHDSGKENAQYVIGKLKTEKGNFRVYFLLKQNSGKQYIHQLRIEQQ
- the rlmH gene encoding 23S rRNA (pseudouridine(1915)-N(3))-methyltransferase RlmH — encoded protein: MKITLLVIGKTDAAYLRDGMNEYLKRLKHYISFDVEVIPDIKKGKNTNPEMQKNKEGEIILSKLAPGKELHLFDEKGKMFSSVEFSRFLEKKMISGPKELVFVVGGPYGFSDEVYKRASSKISLSRLTFSHQMVRLLCVEQVYRAMTILKGEPYHHE
- a CDS encoding sensor histidine kinase, whose protein sequence is MLVKLNKYTYLIVAIGIIVVAAILENGLLRRNPETKLINDFQTQLLANETKLHDKLAEIKEVLADDELDEDISEFFSRDQTLIRETGFGAMVFKNKELFFWSDRGITFFNRLEEITQTSGLAKLPNGYYLVDTINVDEYTAAVYHLIKRNYTYENKYLQNNFFKNYKLPNDYIIRTEKSKHGYDIVDLKGDYLFTLLPHGNYLCTTNQLYFPGAIYFIGLILLLFYFRKEFVDNDAPFFLKLVSLGVALFVVYWIHLIFQVPKVFFHLKFFSPDYFAINDWLPSLGDYFLLAIFFLFWIYNFAIDLNISDLQKNSGLRRKGVIILLLIFNASLYLLIDNLIKELIYNSTVSFALNKIIDITPQSVLGIFAVSLLLLGVVFFTIRVNEKTLKSFKLYQLVILTLAISLFFAGVQYIAVQNVSIYALLLFISCVILSSLITRHYLQTFTLSYLIIYVAVVSVYSLVVINRTISKKDKEQQKLFAVTLVAERDPAAEVFMTEIQQQITKDSDIPELLLQNRDDDAIEHIRQLYFNSYFRKYLLNILVCREGSNLIIPPDNYEVSCMPYLNDKIESEGIQIPGTNFYFMDNMNGRISYTGRLHYPLVDGGEGITIYIDLDSDLLFEGIGFPELLIDKSMARSNSYRKYNYAKYYAGELRDKYGDYNYNYNGHVYLKSDDEFSFLRQGKYEHLVYRTSQQNYVVVSRELLTPIDYLISFPYLFVFYFLTLLVVLMIANRSIRGRRVFFDLKFKIQAAIISIVFVSLMVVAGVTLYYNVKEYRQKHQDDLNEKMKSIAEEIDMRLTDKSEITPELEDWLREELAKLSNIFRTDINIYGTDGHLIASSRFEIFERGLVSSRINARANYEVYQNYSISYFQPENIGKLSYLSAYRPIINNDGNYLGVINLPYFIRQDNYSQEISTFIVAFINLYVLLFLASIIAAVFIANQITRPLVVIQENLRKMQLGKRNEPIQYNKKDEIGSLVREYNKKVDELAVSADLLARSERESAWREMAKQIAHEIKNPLTPMKLNIQYLQRAKGKNEEYNEFVDRVTSTLIEQIDNLSNIATEFSNFAKIPTARNQVFCLAEQLKKSIDLYETHDEIDIKFDSNGYEDLEVNADREQLSRAIINLIRNAIQAIPEDRKGVIKLKLDRRQHMALISVEDNGAGIDAELRDKLFSPSFTTKTRGMGLGLSIVKNIVENFAGRIWFETKMGKGTTFYLEIPVHQETNNK